One part of the bacterium genome encodes these proteins:
- a CDS encoding P-II family nitrogen regulator, with amino-acid sequence MRKIEAVIKPFKLDEVKEALHEIGIQGMTVTEVKGFGRQKGHTELYRGAEYVVDFLPKVKIEIAVADEMAEKVVEAIVSAANTGRIGDGKIFVLPMEEVVRIRTGERGPAAV; translated from the coding sequence ATGCGCAAGATCGAGGCGGTAATCAAACCCTTCAAGCTCGACGAGGTCAAAGAGGCCTTGCACGAGATCGGAATCCAGGGAATGACGGTGACCGAGGTCAAGGGCTTCGGCCGCCAGAAGGGCCACACAGAACTCTACCGGGGTGCCGAATACGTCGTCGACTTCCTGCCGAAGGTGAAGATCGAGATCGCCGTGGCAGACGAGATGGCCGAGAAGGTTGTCGAGGCGATCGTCAGCGCTGCCAACACCGGTCGCATCGGTGATGGCAAGATCTTCGTCCTCCCCATGGAGGAAGTGGTGCGGATCCGCACCGGAGAACGCGGGCCCGCCGCAGTCTGA